In Chitinivorax tropicus, the following proteins share a genomic window:
- a CDS encoding energy transducer TonB, which yields MKSSPVLALITLTASLLAGCTTPTIPQTPASIEGVGTAPKQTPTDTGLKTEIIVAPESELTQFITATQLKIKRHIKIPKNMKGNPEAVFFVTLSPAMKVLKVERKKSSGNAAYDKSVQNAILKASPFPPWPASEPLPSGLMLKFRPGA from the coding sequence ATGAAATCATCGCCTGTACTTGCCCTCATCACCTTGACGGCCAGCCTGTTGGCAGGCTGCACCACTCCGACAATACCCCAGACCCCAGCCTCGATCGAAGGTGTGGGCACCGCACCCAAGCAGACACCTACTGATACCGGCCTCAAAACAGAAATCATCGTGGCGCCGGAAAGCGAATTGACCCAATTCATCACGGCGACCCAACTCAAGATCAAGCGTCACATCAAGATCCCGAAAAATATGAAAGGTAACCCCGAGGCCGTGTTCTTTGTGACGCTTTCCCCCGCCATGAAGGTATTGAAGGTCGAGCGCAAAAAGAGCAGCGGTAATGCGGCGTATGACAAATCAGTCCAGAACGCTATCCTTAAAGCCTCTCCATTTCCACCCTGGCCCGCCAGCGAGCCATTACCGTCTGGACTGATGCTGAAATTCCGCCCTGGGGCTTAG
- a CDS encoding PadR family transcriptional regulator, with the protein MMKNLFYSLIASLFLFAVYYFIWGGKRTGNIETQYREPILNQLKLDLAQTSPLCVYAGPFPAAINTCIGCTALKDAGLIESTPVSEDGGPAREMYVLTAAGKIAYRDDQEPNIPQPRPRICLGDAQLDKVVDALPTMQLGATRYLSFKYRLRVNNPHPLLKEGVPAMKVPKLMAKDNVLDETFTTTAVINPGGKDIYFDGGFRYGKWVNQK; encoded by the coding sequence ATGATGAAAAACTTGTTCTATAGCCTGATCGCCAGTTTATTTCTGTTCGCAGTCTATTACTTCATCTGGGGTGGAAAACGTACCGGCAACATCGAAACGCAATACCGGGAGCCGATTCTCAACCAGTTGAAACTTGACCTGGCCCAAACCAGCCCCCTGTGCGTGTATGCAGGCCCCTTCCCCGCCGCCATCAACACCTGTATCGGCTGTACAGCCTTGAAGGACGCAGGTTTGATTGAATCCACCCCAGTCAGCGAAGATGGCGGCCCAGCGCGGGAGATGTATGTGTTGACCGCTGCCGGCAAAATTGCCTACCGCGATGACCAAGAGCCCAATATCCCCCAGCCACGCCCTCGCATCTGCCTGGGAGATGCCCAGCTGGACAAAGTCGTGGATGCCCTGCCCACGATGCAACTGGGGGCGACACGCTACCTATCGTTCAAATACCGTCTCCGCGTCAACAACCCGCACCCCTTGCTGAAAGAGGGCGTGCCCGCCATGAAGGTGCCCAAGCTGATGGCGAAAGACAACGTGCTCGATGAAACCTTTACCACCACCGCTGTCATCAACCCTGGCGGAAAGGATATCTATTTTGACGGTGGATTCCGCTATGGGAAATGGGTCAACCAGAAATAG